Proteins encoded by one window of Dyella humicola:
- a CDS encoding gluconate 2-dehydrogenase subunit 3 family protein has product MSDKLGSPSRRDFLRQSLVAVPAVSLLGTSAIAQSQGGAAPATAGPAYTPHYFTAPEWEFIQAAVDRLIPSSEDGPGALELGVPEFLDRQMDDAYGHGGLWYMQGPFVPDTPPTLGYQLRFAPRDLYRTGIAAVDDWCQKQHNKHFSALPPEQRDEVLHGLEKGDIKLDQLPATAFFSLLLTNTKEGYFADPMYGGNKNMGSWKMIGFPGARADFADWIEQPGKVYPLGPVSIKGAKS; this is encoded by the coding sequence ATGTCGGACAAGCTCGGCTCGCCGTCTCGGCGCGACTTTCTACGGCAGTCACTGGTCGCCGTTCCGGCGGTGAGTCTGCTCGGGACGTCGGCCATCGCACAGTCCCAGGGCGGCGCCGCACCCGCCACCGCGGGGCCGGCGTATACGCCCCACTACTTCACCGCGCCCGAATGGGAATTCATCCAGGCGGCGGTGGATCGATTGATTCCCTCCAGCGAAGACGGACCCGGTGCACTGGAACTGGGCGTCCCCGAATTTCTCGATCGCCAGATGGATGACGCCTACGGACACGGCGGCCTCTGGTATATGCAAGGGCCGTTTGTGCCCGATACGCCGCCCACCCTGGGCTATCAACTGCGCTTCGCACCCCGCGACCTCTATCGCACCGGTATCGCCGCCGTCGACGACTGGTGCCAGAAGCAGCACAACAAACACTTCTCTGCCCTGCCCCCCGAGCAACGCGACGAGGTGCTGCATGGGCTGGAGAAAGGCGACATCAAGTTGGATCAACTGCCAGCCACCGCCTTCTTCTCCTTGCTGCTGACCAATACCAAGGAAGGTTATTTCGCCGACCCGATGTATGGCGGCAACAAGAACATGGGCAGCTGGAAGATGATCGGTTTTCCCGGTGCGCGCGCCGACTTTGCCGACTGGATCGAACAGCCCGGCAAGGTCTATCCGCTCGGTCCCGTGTCCATCAAGGGAGCGAAATCATGA
- a CDS encoding cation diffusion facilitator family transporter — protein MDTSREQSQLRLSIVLALLIGAASVVAGLFMRSQAIAFDGFYSLVDAVLTGGSLAVSRLVASEGSRRFQFGYWHLEPLIVVFNSAVLAVVCSYAAFTAVHDLLTGGHELSFGIGAAWVAFVGVFCMGMAFYMHRHAVALGSVLLQVDMRSWFISGCISIAVLVGFGIAAIIKGGPLDHWTRYIDSTILLLLTLALLPLPLKSLWHALREVLQLAPDELDSRVRSVMEALVKEQGYLRFDSYVAKIGRMRFIDIHVLVEPSRPLGTMSEVDAVRSDIAARLGSDIRVEWLTITFTGKREWM, from the coding sequence ATGGATACCTCACGCGAACAAAGCCAGCTGCGCCTTTCCATCGTTCTGGCCTTGCTGATAGGCGCGGCAAGCGTGGTGGCTGGCCTGTTCATGCGCTCGCAAGCCATCGCCTTCGACGGCTTCTATTCGCTGGTCGATGCCGTGCTTACGGGTGGCTCGCTGGCAGTCTCACGCCTGGTCGCCAGTGAAGGCAGCCGCCGATTCCAGTTTGGCTATTGGCATCTCGAGCCGTTGATCGTGGTGTTCAATTCGGCCGTCCTCGCCGTCGTGTGTAGCTACGCCGCCTTCACCGCGGTGCACGACCTGCTCACGGGTGGGCACGAGCTGTCGTTCGGCATCGGCGCCGCCTGGGTCGCGTTCGTGGGCGTGTTCTGCATGGGCATGGCGTTCTATATGCATCGACACGCTGTCGCGCTGGGCTCGGTCTTGCTGCAGGTGGATATGCGCAGCTGGTTTATCAGTGGCTGCATCAGCATTGCCGTGCTGGTCGGCTTTGGCATCGCCGCCATCATCAAAGGTGGTCCGCTCGATCATTGGACGCGCTATATCGACTCCACCATCCTGCTTCTGCTCACCCTCGCCTTGCTGCCACTGCCACTGAAGAGCCTCTGGCATGCGTTGCGCGAGGTGCTGCAACTGGCCCCGGACGAGCTCGACAGCCGCGTGCGCTCGGTGATGGAGGCCTTGGTGAAGGAGCAGGGCTATCTAAGGTTCGACAGTTACGTCGCCAAGATCGGCCGCATGCGCTTCATCGACATCCACGTCCTGGTCGAGCCGAGTCGACCCCTGGGCACGATGAGTGAAGTGGATGCCGTGCGCAGCGACATTGCCGCCCGGCTGGGCAGTGATATCCGGGTGGAATGGCTGACCATCACGTTCACCGGCAAGCGCGAGTGGATGTGA
- a CDS encoding alpha/beta hydrolase: protein MNHPRDHASDSSQYLTMADGQRLFVRDWPQARSQDAVLIVHGLGEHSGRYQRLAMWFRTRGYAVRSYDQRGHGQTPGMRGAMRHRDDLLEDLATVYNDYASNLPRPPLLLGHSMGGLVAARAVLDQRLQPPALVLSSPAFRCWEGRWLQRLAAVLAHVVPSLPLPNGLPADKLSHDPQVQPAYRGDALRHSWVTPRMADFIFRAGENAIRDSSQLPVPTLLLVAGADRLVDPSGSRDFAAGAWASQKLTTRYFDALYHELFNEAEPARSQVLKQLGDWLQRLG, encoded by the coding sequence GTGAATCACCCGCGCGACCACGCCAGCGACAGCTCCCAATACCTGACCATGGCCGATGGCCAGCGCCTGTTCGTGCGCGACTGGCCCCAAGCCCGCAGTCAGGATGCGGTACTTATCGTGCACGGCCTGGGTGAGCACAGCGGCCGCTATCAGCGGCTGGCGATGTGGTTCCGCACGCGCGGCTATGCGGTGCGCAGCTACGACCAGCGCGGCCACGGCCAGACGCCAGGCATGCGCGGCGCGATGCGCCACCGCGACGACCTACTCGAAGACCTGGCCACGGTCTACAACGACTATGCCTCCAACCTGCCCCGCCCGCCGTTACTGCTGGGCCACAGCATGGGTGGACTGGTCGCGGCGCGCGCCGTGCTCGATCAGCGCTTGCAGCCGCCCGCCCTAGTGCTTTCCTCGCCAGCGTTCCGTTGCTGGGAGGGCCGATGGTTGCAGCGCCTGGCTGCCGTGCTCGCCCACGTAGTGCCAAGCCTGCCGCTGCCCAACGGGCTGCCGGCCGACAAGCTCTCGCATGACCCCCAGGTGCAGCCGGCCTATCGTGGCGATGCCCTGCGTCACAGCTGGGTTACGCCGCGCATGGCCGATTTCATTTTCCGCGCTGGCGAGAACGCCATTCGCGACTCCTCGCAGCTACCCGTGCCTACGCTGTTGCTGGTGGCCGGCGCTGACCGACTGGTCGATCCCTCGGGCAGTCGCGACTTTGCCGCGGGCGCATGGGCCAGCCAGAAGCTCACCACGCGTTATTTCGATGCGCTGTACCACGAGTTGTTCAACGAGGCGGAGCCGGCGCGTAGTCAGGTGCTGAAGCAACTGGGTGATTGGTTGCAGCGGCTGGGCTGA
- a CDS encoding nuclear transport factor 2 family protein gives MRELIERYLGAYNRIDVDGMLATMHREVVFENYTAGVLSVRTLGVDELRRLAESSRYLFSARRQMILAYEERDGTATAHILFDGTFAVDLPNGVRAGQSITLGGRSEFRQRDGLLVYIADYSE, from the coding sequence ATGCGCGAATTGATTGAACGTTACCTTGGCGCGTACAACCGCATAGATGTCGACGGCATGCTGGCGACCATGCATCGCGAGGTAGTGTTCGAGAATTACACGGCGGGCGTGCTGAGCGTGCGCACGCTGGGCGTGGATGAGTTGCGCCGCCTGGCGGAGAGTTCGCGCTACCTGTTCTCCGCGCGCCGCCAGATGATACTGGCCTATGAGGAACGCGACGGCACGGCGACGGCGCATATCCTGTTTGATGGCACGTTTGCCGTGGATCTGCCCAACGGCGTGCGTGCGGGGCAATCGATTACCTTGGGTGGGCGCAGCGAGTTTCGCCAGCGCGACGGTTTGCTGGTTTATATCGCTGACTACAGCGAGTAA